The following nucleotide sequence is from Chloroflexota bacterium.
ACCGCGATCACCACGCTGGCCTCGCCAATTTCCAAGCGCCCGGTACGGTGCGCCATCGCGATGCGCTGGATGCTCCAGCGCGCGCGCACTTCGGCGGCGATGACCTCCATCTGCTTGACGGCCATTTCCGGGTACGCTTCGTATTCCAGGTACAGGACGCGCTTGCCCTGCGAGTTGTCGCGCACGACGCCGCTGAACGTGCAGATGCCGCCTGCGCCCGGATCGGCCACGGCGCGCGCGACCGCCTGCTCATCGATCGGCCGGTCAACCACCGCGAACATGCGCGCCTCCGCTCACTGGCGGGATGAACGCGATCTCGTCGCCGGCCCGCACCGGCGCGTCGAGCGGCGCGTAGTCCTGATTCAGCGCGGCCAGGACGCTGTCGGACAGGTGACCGAGCTGCGGCACCTGCGCCTTGAGCGCGTGCCACACGTCGCCGACACGGGCGCCATCGGACACTTCCACGAACACCTCGCGCCGGCCGGCCAACTGCCGGTGGACCGCAAACAGTTTGACGTTGATTTTCATCGCATCACAATTGAACGAAATAGGCGTCGCACGCCTGGTCGATCAGGTCTTTCGTCATCATCGGCGCGATGCCCTCGTAGTTGGCAATGTCGATGATCTGGTCGAGA
It contains:
- a CDS encoding molybdenum cofactor biosynthesis protein MoaE, producing the protein MFAVVDRPIDEQAVARAVADPGAGGICTFSGVVRDNSQGKRVLYLEYEAYPEMAVKQMEVIAAEVRARWSIQRIAMAHRTGRLEIGEASVVIAVSSAHRAEAFEACRYAIDRLKQILPVWKKEVWEGGEYWVGWEGNPDASQLIPPASQ
- a CDS encoding MoaD/ThiS family protein, producing MKINVKLFAVHRQLAGRREVFVEVSDGARVGDVWHALKAQVPQLGHLSDSVLAALNQDYAPLDAPVRAGDEIAFIPPVSGGAHVRGG